TGCGTATATTATGGCATCAAGCTTTGCGACGATTGTCTGTTGTCACGGACTGGTGGTATGCTTAACCACATCGATACGTATACACGGACGGACGCAATTGGAAAACCATATCTAGGACTAGTTACTAGGTAACATCGGGTTGTGAGTAGTCAACCGACGGATGAGCTCATGGCCTACATAGGACCAGGCATTCATCATACTTGTTGGCTGCATTCTCTATGTTTATGATTGCTTACTTGTACCTGTGATTTATTTTGTCTCTGCTTCTTGTATTCCGTGCTTGGTTACTATTCTACTATACACTTGTGCTTGCACTTGTTTGTGTGACTTACCGACCTTACTGCGTGAAGTCTTAGACTTAGGCTGCGGAACCCCTTAGGTTTTCTTGTGTAGTACCCAACTGGGAACCttaggttctcaccccttaTTTCCCCATTCTGTAGATGCAAACCGGTAAGGTCTTCTTTGAGTTTCCAGTCGTGGGACTAGCGAGCAGCAGTAGCATTACCAGAGGGTTAGAGCAACTTTTTTTACTTTCACACAATACTTCTGTGTATCTTCAGCTACCAGGGATCGATGACTAGCAGTAGTTATAATAGTAGCAGTGGTAGTAGTTGTCTTTGCCCTCGCTTTGTATAGACTTTTAGAGTGCTAGATGCTTTTGTAAATACCTATATAAACAAATTAGAATAGGTCCCATACTATAGTGACTCTTGTGAGTCGAGGCCTGTTAGTATAAATATGGAGTCTGTAAATATTTTCATGAATAAGCAACGACGTAACTTGGTGTGAATTATGAGGTACTAAATGAGCCTTCGGGCATATATGTATGATaatactatattttttatttttttctctgcatcatatatatatatatatatatatatatatatatatatatatataatctattTAGGCATTATCTATTTCGTTATATCTATATATCTGACACGTGATCTCGACTAGCGCTACAGgctcatatgtatatatttaatataaggTCTAGAGTCTCTAGGAAAAGTCGTGTAGTAATGCCTGGTGGCTAGCATTGGTTATGACGTGCAAGAATATACGTCATTACAAATAGTATCAGAGTAGTTCGTCCTTGGTAAAGCCTGGGAATGGATAGACCATGCTTCACCGCATGCTCTGCTTGTGTATTTCCATGCTGCTAGGGTATCTCTAATGATACATTTTGCATGTCTGTGAGCATTCATTTTGTAAATGTTAGCACTTAAATTGGATatgttaagactgatcaccttaatgttGATTGTTTGGTGTTAACAAGACGTCAATGTCTGCAAACAGGCGTAGCCCCGGTCAATCGAGTCTGAGTTCCGAGCCGGCATTTGACCCGACCACCTTGTTAGAATCTATGAACGCGATGGCTGCAGCTGTGCACGATTCCATTGCAGCAACTAATAGAGCGGTAGAAAGAATGGAACGACAGCAGGGGAAAGATAATGGGAATAGTCATGGAAATGGAAATGGATTGGGAAACAGCGTACCCGAAGGCGATAGGCTAATGACTTTGGCATCTTTCCTTAAAGTTAATCGGCACAATTTCTCTGGAACCATCAACCCGACCGGGGCAGATGATTGGTTTCATGCCATGGAACGGGCTCTGCAGGTGCAACATGTCCCTAGAGGACAACAAGTGGAGTTCGCCACTTACATGCTAAAGGGGGATGCACAACATTGGTGGCAGGAAGTGAGCCAGTTGTTGGGACAAGGAGGTGTTGATATCACTTGGGTTGACTTTCACACTGAGTTTTACAAGAAGTATTTTCCTCCATCTGCCCGCACTGCCAACGGGTTGGAATTACTGTAGTTGAGGAAGGAAAGCATGACGGTGGTTGAGTACACCGGGATATTCGAGGACTTGTGCCGATTTTCGAATGTGTGCCAGGAAAATCTTGCAGAATATGAGGAGTGAAACtgtattaagtatgagggaGGTCTCAGAGAGGAGCTGTTAGCCTTAGTGGGTCCAATGCAGATCAGGAACTTTGTTGAATTAGTCAATAAGAGTCAACTGGTAGAGGAATATTCAAAGAAGTTGGCAGTTGCACGAGCAAATCATCGAGAGGCTACACAATAAAGTTTTGATCAAAGACTAGCCCATGAGGGTAGAGATTTCAAATCTAATGTACAGCAACAGCACCAACATGAAGGCGACTTTCCCATTCGTTTCAATGGTAGTAACAATAATCATGACCTAGGATGGGTACAGGGAGAACAACCTCAGCAAACTCAGGATGGCTTCATATGCCCGAAGTGTGGGAAAAATTATGGCGGGAGGCCTTGCTGGTTTGGTACAAATATATGTTACTACTGCAATAATGAGGGACTTCTGGTAAGGGACTACTGTAAGAGGATTTCAGATAGGGCCTCTAGACCACATCCCTAGGGCAAAGTTTTACTGTGATTACTAACAAGTGCCACTAGATATGGTCATTTCGCTTGAGGTGAGTGTTACGCTAATTAAGATCCATAACCATAACACAAGACATAAATGTCCTTATAATTCCTTGTGCAtaactgaaattttgagggcaagTTTTTTtaaggagggtagaatgtaagaaCCCGATTTTTGGTAACAGAATTTTCTGGCTATTACCAAATTTATTTCGCAAAATTCCAAACTATGGCTCAACAAGAAATAGTGATGTTGGCCCaatggtaaaaaaaataaaaataaaaaaaagagaaaagaaagaaatataaaattaaaaagaaaaaggccATTAATATGGTCAAAATTGACTTTATGATGGTAATTAATTCCCCCTAAGACAAGTTTGACTAGTAAATAATAGATATTATATTACCATTGGTTTATTTTCTCACTAGAGACTTTTTGAGCCAGAAATTCACTTTTAGTGACGGTTTTGCATGCGCCGAGAAAAACTCTTGTAACCGAAAATTTCAACACCAGTGGTAAAAATAATTCCTACCTTGATATTTGTGTCCCAAGATTAATATTAGCAACTCATTTAtgatttatttctttaataatAAATCTTAGCCATTAATTATTTTACCACACGGTAAAATTTACTCCGAAATAAATTTCTGACTAGTATTCCGCAAGTAACTTGTCTCTCCTTCTCAGCCTTTGGGCCGAGACTATCTCATCCTTTCACCCCTCTCTGCTGTGTTTTTAACCTCGAGTAACTAACTGCAGTTAACTGTGGATAAGCTCGACATGCAAGCGCTGACTAAGCTTCCTCGTTTTCATGCCCCTTCTTCATTAAATTCAAGCCCTTGACCATGAAAATTTCAGCCCTTTTACCATCATAAATTCAGCAAgactttgattttttatttaaggaAGTATTTGCcacaaaattcacaaaacactttacacatttttaCACTCTTTTGACCAAATTcttgagagagaaagagagaaaattcTGCACACAATACCTACATTTTCACCGCCTTATATCACCATTCATACACTATTCTTCAAGTGTTCTTCAAGGACTCAAACCATACAAGCACAAACTCTTGTCCGTTCTCGCCAATCTTTGCGTTTATACCGAATTCGGCTATGTAAACTCTTGTTCTttctccttttatttttctttgaaaaagaaaCAGTAACCATGATGAATCTTTACTCTCCTCCATGTATAGAGAACTCCTCTTGAAGCACCCATGGAGCACGCCTAAGGACTTAAGGAGTTTCGAGCTCACAGTGGTTGAATTTCGACGTTTTTGCGACAATTTCGGCCAAAAACAAAACTGCACCATCACCATCTGTGCTTCTACCCTTGTGTGCACATTTTCTAGTGTGTGAAAGGTTTAAGAACttaattcaataagaggtaaggGTTATGATTAGTTAGAGTATGGTTGTGCTTGTTTTCAGTGCTTATATGATCCACTTTGTGGAGATTTTGTGCTtgatttttaattctaaaaatttggTGATGCTTCTCTATTTTAAACTGTTATTTGAGTGATATATGAAGCTATTTGCCTCTGAAAAATGTATGGGGCAGTAAAAAATTGATGGAGAACTTGGcacaaattttatttaaaaagaagGGTAGAGAAGTCCCTTAGAGATAAAGTTTATTGAGATGTGCTGTGGAAAAAGAACTGTAAACCCCAAGGTGCTAGAGCTTGTTTGGAGGCGGGTATTTAGCCACTGATTGCTAAAACTATGTTTCCCCTTTGTGCGTATATTATGGCGTCAAGCTTTGCGATGATTGCCTGTAGTCATGGACTGGTGGTATGCTTAACCACATCGACACGTATAGACAGACGGACGCAATTGGGAAACCATATCTAGGACTAGTTCCTAGGTAACTTCGGGTTACGAGTAGTCAACCGacgcatgagctcatggcctgcataggACCAAGCATGCATCATACTTTTTGGCTGCATTCTCTATGTTTGTGATTGCTTACTTGTACCTGTGATTTATTTTAACTCTGCTTCTTGTATTCCGTGCTTGGTTACTATTCTGCTATATActtgtgcttgtacttgttTGTATGACTTACCGACCTAACTGCGCGAAGTCTTAGACTTAGGCTGCGGAACCCTTTAGGTTTTCTTGTGTAGTACTCTTATGGGAACCTTAGGTTCTCACCTTTTACTTCCCCATTCCACAGACGCAAACTAACGAGATCTTCTTTGAGTTTCCAGTCTTGGGACTAGCGAGCAGCAGTAGCATTACTGGAGGGTCAGAGcgacttctttttctttcatacAGCACTTTTGTGTTTCTTCAGCTACCAGGGATCGATGACCAATAGTAGttattgataaaccccatttttagggtttatcctgttcttaatttaggggattttatcaatttttctcatatttattcaatgaaaagGCATAGTTTCATGGCTTTttctaatttgtgcttaagtgtaaaaacatgctttttaggcctttaattcGCTAATTTTAATT
Above is a genomic segment from Arachis stenosperma cultivar V10309 chromosome 1, arast.V10309.gnm1.PFL2, whole genome shotgun sequence containing:
- the LOC130982274 gene encoding uncharacterized protein LOC130982274; the encoded protein is MSANRRSPGQSSLSSEPAFDPTTLLESMNAMAAAVHDSIAATNRAVERMERQQGKDNGNSHGNGNGLGNSVPEGDRLMTLASFLKVNRHNFSGTINPTGADDWFHAMERALQVQHVPRGQQVEFATYMLKGDAQHWWQEVSQLLGQGGVDITWVDFHTEFYKKYFPPSARTANGLELL